Within Malus domestica chromosome 04, GDT2T_hap1, the genomic segment ATGAGTTATTGTGCAATGTCGTCTTGTTAGACAGGATTTCTCCTTTTGACTCCCTCATTTGCAGTTTATACCTCTCTCAGCCCATCAATTGCCGGAAGAGCTGCTCTGGAGTTTGAGCTTGAGcatctgaaagaaaaatgacgGGCGGTTTAAGAGTCCTAAGTCGGTCACTGAAACATTACAAACCCACAACCTCTATATTTCCAGAGAATTCACTCTCTCCTCAATCCAACCAATGGATTTACCAAACTCGCCGGACTCTGATTTTAGAATCAGCACCGTCACGCTCCGTCACCCTCCACCGACTCCCTGACTCCGATTCCGGTAAGTTTTCGTTCTGAAATacgtataaaaaaaaagtgggtTATCTCTGTTTATGCCAATTTTCTATGACCCAGAAAGCATTAACCGaattgggttttgtttgtttgataacaGGGATTGTTGAGGTTAGGTTGGAGAGGCCGGAGGTGAGAAATGCAATTGGGAAAGATATGCTGAGAGGTTTACAGAACACCTTTGAAGCTGTCAGTGAGGATTCTTCTGCTAATGTTTTGCTGATCCGCAGCAAAGTTCCCAAGGTGTTCTGTGCTGGAGCAGATTTAAAGGTAGgaattttaatttattcgtGGAATCGATGTTTTGTTTTGGAAGGAGTTTACAGTGGATTAGCAAAGAATTCTTCAAATTTATATTCACTTTGATTTGCTTGAATGAATTATTTGCATTGAAGAGTTGTGATATGTACAGGAGAAGATAGTGCTCACTAGTCAAATTGTTCTTGCCTCTTAATTTGATTGGCAGGAACGGAAAATGATGAGTGCATCTGAAGTTCGAGATTTTGTCAACACACTGCGTGCCACGTTCTCATTTTTAGAGGTTAATCTTCGTTGTTaacctttttgtttttctataatTGTTTTGTTATTAAAATGGCCTGAAAGATGATCAAAATTCAGTAGTTGGTTTTGACACTCGGTGATTT encodes:
- the LOC103415727 gene encoding probable enoyl-CoA hydratase 2, mitochondrial isoform X3; amino-acid sequence: MTGGLRVLSRSLKHYKPTTSIFPENSLSPQSNQWIYQTRRTLILESAPSRSVTLHRLPDSDSGIVEVRLERPEVRNAIGKDMLRGLQNTFEAVSEDSSANVLLIRSKVPKVFCAGADLKERKMMSASEVRDFVNTLRATFSFLEVLSIPTIAVIEGAALGGGLEMALSCDLRICEEDAVMGLPETGLAIIPGAGGTQRLPRLVGKAISKELIFTGRKIGGREAVSIGLVNYCVPAGEAHLKALEVARNINEKC
- the LOC103415727 gene encoding probable enoyl-CoA hydratase 2, mitochondrial isoform X4 codes for the protein MTGGLRVLSRSLKHYKPTTSIFPENSLSPQSNQWIYQTRRTLILESAPSRSVTLHRLPDSDSGIVEVRLERPEVRNAIGKDMLRGLQNTFEAVSEDSSANVLLIRSKVPKVFCAGADLKERKMMSASEVRDFVNTLRATFSFLEVLSIPTIAVIEGAALGGGLEMALSCDLRICEDAVMGLPETGLAIIPGAGGTQRLPRLVGKAISKELIFTGRKIGGREAVSIGLVNYCVPAGEAHLKALEVARNINEKC